A genomic region of Thermococcus sp. EP1 contains the following coding sequences:
- a CDS encoding ribbon-helix-helix domain-containing protein: MAKMKIISVQLPQGLINALDSLVRRGVYPNRSEAIREAIRELVKKEL; encoded by the coding sequence ATGGCCAAAATGAAAATCATCAGTGTACAATTACCACAAGGACTCATAAATGCCCTTGACAGTTTAGTTAGGAGGGGAGTCTACCCTAACAGAAGTGAAGCAATTCGAGAGGCCATCAGAGAACTAGTAAAAAAAGAACT